In Metopolophium dirhodum isolate CAU chromosome 9, ASM1992520v1, whole genome shotgun sequence, the genomic window atatataataatctagGACATGTATGTTGTCCGAATCTGCCCATACACCTAATAttgatttgattataatttatttatttatgtttaagtaatattttaatggaaaGTATTTGCGTCTCCCGACAACTTTGTTTTCAATCAGACTAGCTGGtagatacttatataatattattgtgcacagGCCACCGGGTAGATTGTTATTCGTCATCATCTATTGCACCAGtacgaaatataatttataatatgtataataatattgtactatctACTCGCGCaacgtttatattatgattataacattaataaaatatataaatatgtataagtataatattattataacagtcgTACTCGTACAGAGGTATTACATTTGATATACTATGATTTACGACTTCGCAACAGGAAATCCCCGGTATACATATTACTTAGTTCTATAGGTACAAGGTACCTTataaactggaaaaaaaaaaaaaaaaaaaaaaaaaggtacaaggtacctactggctactaatTACTATGTATACTAAGTACAACAGACATATACGTAACATAAACATGActtggtatttttataatttacacacgtgtacctataataattcacacgatattattatattattacacctatCCTACggttgatatatatattatatgatgtaacGCCGACCGGTCCTATCCAAACTGCCAAATTTTCGATCGTAGGTACTCGCCGAATAAAAAGccgaaaataaataatgcacATTTTATATATGTGTACGGGTTacgtcgtacctatatatactataaattatagtatattttactgtatatgaatatattatactgtataatacaaCTGTATAACGTTATGTGTGCGACGCAAAAAGACAACAGTAGTAATtacacagtaaaaaataaaaataaaaactagatTTATTGAGGaccttattaaaaatgtacaacgcATATATGATCCATTTAATGGGAAACTCTAATATTATCAGACATCAATagatttttgtgtttaaaaaacaaaaaaatatataagtatgaagcataatttaaatttttaacatcgAAGTGTATtcttattagatatatttatagAGGCTGCCCCTACCTGGCTACCTCTACAAAGCTTTACTTATTAATTGTTGAAATATTctcatatttttctaaaattatttgttcacttttttttttgaatagttgTACAACTTTGTGCTGAAGAATACTTTTCTacgtttcaaaacaaaaaattcaaaattgtagtGTAGATGgcagaatatatttttctatttataaacatttaaagctTAGAAGAGCAAATGAGCTGTATAATAATGCGCGGTATAATAAGGGACTAAAAGTTCGGTAATCTAGACTTAAAACTTTAatcttcaaatgcttataaattaatatcaacgtTTTTAGAAagtattgtttcatattatcaaagtaaaataaaatatgtgttatcacaatattaaatatatcatttaaaaaaacgtaaagaaattcatttttgaaaaaaattatatttttttgttgcgGAAAGGCTAATCTCACGATGTACTTAGTAAGCTGatcctatatatagtatatccTGTATAGGGCTATCGGCTTTGGCCTATAGCCTACTGTATACATGGGTCtaagtataatttgttatacttacaaTATTCTCACCGGCatagtatgcatattatacaaggTGATCACCAagcataatacaattttttcttcaataataaatgtattcaaattctgattattatatacaaaagtataaaatatatagatttcatATTGaatctatatagtatttattaggtatacaatttttttcaaattataaaatattaattacctattaattaataggtacatataagtattaatttattgtcaaaTTATCATAGcccacatattatttttcaaacctaTTATCATGAACcaaggttataaattataatccttAGTAAGTAATAAGTCACTCGTTCTAATTAggatttatatacctacatcaaaaTATGCTCAAAAGAGTCATCTTCTTAACAATTTACAGAAAACAAAGAtggttcttatttttaaaaatatgtaatttataattatcaccACAGCCTACAGGACACttcttaaattgtataagaaatcGAAATaactgaacataataatatggttcttATCTAAACCCCCTTAAAATTGTcataaatcagaatttgaataaatgtattattaaaggaaaatggGGGGGAGGGGTAAGCATGCTTGATGAATCACCCggctgtatacattatacataaacataataatatcattatctagatgatattatattataccatagggACATAAGGCCCCCCCCGCTATCATACACatgcacgcacgcacgcacacacgcgATATTAAACCGAGGCGGCCCCTGAGGCCTTACTGCGTATTTTCGTACACCAGCAAaacttgacaataataataatattgtaagtagtACATactacatgataataataatatcatacttgaGGGGGGCTTAATTGGCCTCGTTAAGGTCGATGACGGGCGGTGTGCCACTGTGTCAGTGTGGCGCGCTGGTTGACATCCGACGCTCAGAGTTCCGAATCCAGCATTCCGCCACTCTGGCACTTGGCAGTCCGACAGGTTACGCTGAGACGCTCTGTCCTCAGTGTTCACTGCTCACAAGTCTTGACACTACGGTCTACGACAGTACGGTTTAATCTTTTATCTATGTTTCGGTCGCGTTATGCGCTAGTGCGGTAGTGTTGTACGGTTAGAGTTATGAAGATGTTCTACCCGTCTCATACTCGCGCGTCCGCCGACTGTTGGTTGCCCGAGTGCCCGACAAGTCTGTGATCGGTTGTGACTACGTTGTCGACACTTGTTTTTCTCTTCGACTTTCTCCGTTTCTTGCGGGATCGCAGAATTCGGATTTTGggataatacctatttaataataaattgttattattgaattaagttgaatatttcaatattatttttttatgacaaaTTGTTTATTCGTTTGACGTCCCCACCAATATagaatatacgtaatattatcgtttcgaactgtattataatatacatgacgataacttttattacttaataaataataataacgtacgtacctatatacgataATCGcgcaatattatattccgtGATAATACCGGTGTCACGTTACACTAATCAGCACTCGACGACTGCCGGTCGCCGCCGAGCCGAGCGCGTAGGagaattaattacaataacatattattatattaactaatattaaaataaaaaaaggacgAGGAAAAAGCAAAAAAGTTAGGTTGATCGATGATTTGTTTGTTGCGCGTTATCGAGACCGATAGGCTGATGGAGATAAATCCGATGAACTTTGTCCCCAGGTCGTGGCTTGAGCGGACACACAGATAAATGCGTTGACGACGATGAGAAACCAGTTTCTGATAGCCTATGATAAGTAAGTATAAAAACAGAAACTAAAAAACGTCCTTCTCCTCCTCATCACGAGATCTCCGCCGCTTCCGTTGGGAAATGAGAAATGTTCCACTCTCGCCACCCGACCAGCataatattagacattagtaataatcataatagttGTTGTTACGTAAATTTTGAATACACTGCCGCCGTCGCCGCCATACGGCcgaaatattatagtgtacagtTATATAATCGGAGGCATGGTCTTTTCGTTTTTCTGCCAGAAAAATCGTATTGATGTGAACAAAAAGTTTCGATTCTACTTCGATTACGAAATGGAGATTTTCGACGTCAGAGAGCAGAACAAAGTCCAGGATTCAGTTTCGATGGTTGAGGACCAAGACCAAATGGAGGATCACGATGAACCGCTTAGTAAATTCAAGGTATGTTAACGGGTTTATACCCGGTGTTTTAATCAAATAtcagtacctatgtaatttgaacattttaaattgtttaggtCGAAACAAATAACCGGTTTTGGAGTGTTGGCTCTAAACTAGTGGTCTGTCGAAAGTTCATCAACAATAAGTTGGCAAAGTCTGAAGACGTCAACAGGATCGCTTTCTATAACAAACTCAAGTGCTTAGCTAATAATGAAAAAGTGACTAGTTCATATGAACTCAACagacaagtaaaataatattgaattgtatttatatattatttaattatacaattattacaaatgaTTGAACTGTAATTATCTGTCCAGTTAAGTCAAGAGGAGGTATTATGGCAAAGTGAACTCAAAGACTTAATATGGTTAGAATTGCGTGCCAGGCTAACTGACCGGACTATAACGAGTCAAGACAAGTATCTGTGCGAAGAGAGAAAAAATATCTGCTATCTCCTTGATGAAATTATAAACTTCAGGtttgtattatatgtaaatatttactaaaaatgttaatataataattaaactttagtTTTAGATTTGATCAATTACATTCAAAAACATCCCCAACTTGTGAAGAATCGAATAATTGTTCAGGTAAGATATCAAATATACAGTTTGCTTATTAAGttctataaatatgaatattatagatGAAGATGTTGGTCAATGTTCAAGTCGCAGTGGATGTCTTGGACTATTTTGTTCTCGATGTATTGAACAACAAAATCTAGCTCTCTGCCAAGTACAAAAACTTATGGAACGATTAGAGTATGCTGAATCTTTATTTCCATCTAGCCGAGCATTTGCAGTACAATATCCTTTATTTAAAAGTTCAGAATTCACTAATAGAGTTAAGGTAAGATTCCCaactaattttaacaataatttattaatttattttactcctAAACTTTTAAGATAATGCTTTATAATCTTTTGTTGTTTGTAAATgtatcattgtaaaattctgttatgtaaaaccaaaactgaaattaatttatcgattataaaaaaaaaaaattgtatagttaatgtttaaaatgtatttcaggAATAGTTTTAAGCTTTCAGTATTGGAAAAtgaacattgtatttttattttaggcaaTGTGTGTGTGGTACAATATGACAAAGAGACAGCGATTGATGTTGTTAATTTTAGGCAGACATTTAATGAAAGAAGAAGAAGTGGAGTTGGAGCCATTAAATCATTTGATGGCAACTAGTAGTTGCAGTTCAGGTTCCCCCAGGTAAATAAAAGcaatttatagtaaatactcAATATATGTTACCAAGTATTATAagtattcttaattttaattgatttgtattattttttgttttcagtgTATCCAATGATAGTGGCAAAGGTTCATTAACACCTTCTCCTAGAACTAgtattggtaaattattttgtatatctactttttaattttatattatctaataaaaataaaatatttttatttagcatttgaaataaaaatctatttattaatgactaaattgttttaaatgtatttatagaaaattttgaattcaaattcaaaagaTCTACTGTGAATTATCGTGAACCAATATCATATAAAGATCTCGATTTATATAACACCCAGCCTATAGCTCATCTTAGACAACATTTTTTCCCTTACACAATAGGAATAAATTCATCTTGCTATGCTTCTCAAACTTATAGGTAAGTCATTTTCTAGAATTATCTATTTTATCAAACCATtgtcagttattataatattatatagtttttactatttaaCAAAGCGTTAACAAGTAAATACATAgatacattttagtaaattataaattatgttttaggcAATTTATTGCTGGTGTATTAAAGACTAAGGGTTTAAGAAAAGCATTAAAATTTCTTGatgaattatacaaaaatgttcTGCGTAAAGCACATTTAACTCTTAAAGAAGAATCAACAGTGGTAAatcaatattagtttaaaattaaatattaattaattttatatctattaatcaaacatttattttaggaAGACGATTCTAAACATGATGTACCTCATGATGAAGAATTATTGCGTTATAGTTATTGGAGTCAAGAATCAAAGGAATTGAACTTACCTTCGTATAGagctacatttatttttttatctcgtATTCCATTGGATCTTATACATGCTTATCTTCGTATGAGACTTGATACTAGACCAGAAAAACCTTCAATAATGAGCATCAgacaagtaatatattttttaactatcagGGTTCATAAgttcatatacctactataaaacaattgaaaatgaagaaaaaaattgatgtaaatttattattgtaataatttataaacaaacttaatagtttcataatatttttgatttcaaacttgtatgaacatattttattagtttaatgtattataattgtttttcttatgcTGGAttgcacaaaacatttaatgaatcaatagtgagctaatggtcccttaattaaacaagatttagtggcccgtgattggtccattaaatttttagtgaaccattaaatttaataaattgtttatgcaatCCAGCATTAGACCATTACTTTAAACATctaattttgaactatttaaccatgtacatattaattatatttttaaaatgtaaatacaatagattagtatttttaaagtttttataaaattttattttaatacattttgtacttgatagatacaaaaataaatgtgcaacaaaactattaacgatgttaactataaatttaaaaatcttaaatgcaCAATAGGTATGCcctaaatatatcatattaaacgTGCCGAAAACAACTTCACCTTGAAGCAAATTTCTATCTTACCAAATTACTTAATACTATTTGGCAGGACTGATATACAAATGTACGAACTTACGAGCCAtgttaattacttataaaaaaaaatatatttaataacaatttataatttttagttgacTTGCGAGCTAAAGGAAggtttaatgttggctgtagtACACAGGAGACGTTTTGTTCGTCATATACAATCAACATTATGGTCTGATACAGAAATTGGTATGAAAATATTCAAAGAACGTATAAGCCATTTTGACGAGTGTACCAAAATTGTTTTGGAAGTTTATTTGGGGTATATGGAACAATGGGTAGTGATGATGGGATATTGTAAAGCTCAAAAAAATATGCTGGAAGAAGAATGGAATGACATGAAAGTTATAATTCCTCATATTCCAGATGGTATGACAACGGTCACAAAAACATTTTGGTATGTAATGTTTTAGTTAACATTAATGTGACATTGTAGGAAATAGTTGGTAATAACTTCTTAAAAGTTAACTCAAAAGTACTATTTTGTTGCTTTTGTatgttatttaaagttttaccATGTCTGCTACAAtgagccaataataatatatagtcaatCACTgcaatgttaatttaaataaacttttaataatatatagattatattattttattatattaacgaatactttaaaaaagtaTGTTGCGCTGGAAAactgatttatatataaaattgtggcttaaaatattaaaatgcttttatctccaactaaaaaataatggacTTAAATGTCTTACTTTGAtctttttagttataaaaacatttagcaCTTTATACTACACTAAAAATGAAAGTATAATAACTTTGTCAGTGTTTTAAAAtcttgtaggtacatatatcgAATAGTTTATaccattttaatacaaaaatatactttatttttgtaGCGAAATTGCCAAACACATGTtggaaacaatattaaaacatttcaagGACCAAActcataatcaaataaaaatgatagtaCAAAATGTTGATCATTCTCAAaccaagtaaatataaatttgtaatcaaaatattattatttattgtatattaattgtattcttaACCATatgataagaaataaattataatgcatatacTTTTAGGCAAAACTTACTAGCCATATGCAGAGaattacaaaatttattaaGCTTATTCAGAGAAAAATCTTTTCTTGTGATGtcattagttaaaaatttatgcAAAGATATGATCGAACAgtataaaaaagataaaatgaataatgtgaAGTTTGATGGTCCTTTATCTCCAATTTTGACTACAATGATACCTTTAaaagtatgtaaatattttgtgtaatattaatagtaaaataaataaaaatcaacaaattattttatttattgaggaTGCAATTGTATTTTGGTTCACTTGGAATTAAAAGCAAAGACACTGTTGCAAAAGCTTACTtactaaatagaaataattttatgtggacattattttagttagttgaatttttgatatttgaataaaaattgaatgcaTATTATAGGAAAAATTGTTGGAAGTTTGTCGgtgtattatagaaataattacaTCATTAGAGGAAGCAGCTGATACTTGTAACAGTGATATTGACGATATAACATTAGCCCCTCGTATTCGAGAAGTCTTGCACCAGATGTATAAATTTGGATTTgaggtatgtattaaaatagtcaaatcttaaatgtataaaatgtatatttatgtaatgtGTTTATGGGATAGTATCATAAAGAAGCTAACAAAATTATGTGTGGTCCGTATAAAGACCAAGCCACTCTCTACAACGTATCTATTTCAAAACGTTGGataaattttgtacacaaacGATGTGAACCCGGTCGAGGTTTAAAGCCCAAATGGGCAAATAATGGAGTAGATTTTTTACTCAGCGTATGTGAACCTCAGAACGTTGCTGGACTTAGTGATGTGGATTTTAAGGTATGTAATATGAACATTATgttgtattcaatttaaaagaaaaGTTGTGTAACTTAATTACTTCTTTGTATAGaattttaagattttgatagaaaattgtgtagtatatattattggaaaattGGACGATGGTGGTTCGTTTTCAAACCCTAGTGTTATACAAAAAAAGCGTCATTCTTCCGCAATTGAGGGGAGGAATAAAATGTTGAAGActgaaaaaacttttaaaagtggtaattataaaaatgacttATGTGAATCAATTAatttggtttaattaatttcatgttctttgttataaataaaaaaaccaaattagaTATTGAGAGAAATGTACGGGTCATGGATGCTGTTAATAAACTAGATCATCAATTAGAAGAGAAATTGCGATCACAAGAGTTAATTGGGCACATTCGACATGATTATAATATCGAACGTATTGAGTATGTTCGTCCTCGTCCTGTACATTTTAGTTGGCAACGGGGCATAAAAATCGGACAAGGCCGTTTTGGTAAGGTATACACTGCCGTTAATAATGAAACTGGAGAATTGATGGCTATGAAAGAAATACAATTGCAACCATTTGATCACAATGCAATCAGAAATGTAGCTGTTGAGTTAAGGATATTTGAAGGCATCACTCATGAACATCTTGTTAGATATTATGGCGTTGAAATTCATAGGGTAATGGTATAGATAATGGGTGCCAATCTTatgaaatttttcatttaaattacatttttaggaAGAGATGCTCATATTTATGGAATTGTGTGCTGAAGGGACATTGGAAAATTTAGTCGCAGCCACAGAAAGTGGACTACCAGAAGCTCTTTTACGTAGGTTTACTAAACAGTTGGTTAGTGGAGTGGACATTTTACACCAGCATGCCATCGTTCATAGAGATATTAAAAGTAAGATATTTCCATAATATACAATCAAACTTCTTTTACACGAAATCATTGATACCTAACATTTTCCCTGGTCCCTATAATTtcctataattattgtattatcctTGGATAACTCAAACTTTCTGGCTGGTCCCTTCAAACAGTCCTTTAAACATGTATTCAATTTCATCAAAAACTAAATGTTGCTTTTAAAATAggtgcaaacatttttttgactGACGAAGGCAACTGTTTGAAACTGGGTGATTTTGGTTCTGCAGTAAAAATGAAAGCGCATACCACAGTTCCAGGAGAACTTAAAGGGTTTGTTGGAACACAAGGTAGCTATTAGCAATATTAATAGAGAGATACATTTGATATTAACATGAAATCAAATATTCTAGCGTACATGGCACCAGAAGTTTTTATGAAATCCAACACGGAAGGACATGGTAGAGCCGTAGACATTTGGTCAATAGGATGTGTGATAATTGAAATGGCTTCAGGCAAAGTATGCATTTACAGCATCACCATTGTGatcattataacatttatattgttattaatgtttCTATAGAGACCGTGGCACGAGTATGATTCTAACTACCAAATCATGTTTAAAGTGGGCATGGGAGTCTTGCCAACTGTACCGGACACACTGTGCGATGAGGGCCAACAGTTTGTCGACAGTTGTCTACAACATGATCCGTACTCTAGAGCAACTATTTCGAAACTGCAAGAACATAActttatcaaagtatttataataaataaatttgtttagttattGTTCATTTGAAATTCACCCGTGTCACTGTTCTAGGTTATGCCCGAGGAGTGTGTTTCCTGTCGAATATCTTCAACTGCAATGCTGGAGGAATACATAAAATTGGGTTTTAAACGATAGCATccagtattttttatattattttaatcctaTACTGTATACTTGAACATTATATTcatgtaacattttaattatttactcataTACACTTCGagatgttttattttctattataaaatttttttgctaGTTCCACTAAATCTAGACCATCAAATATATTGATCTCACAAAAACgtggtaatattttttgttaggtCAATGTATAGTGATGATAGataactgtaaatattattttttagtctttAAAGTACAACgcgcaataattaaaattatattatgtgttagctagtaattaaattttatcatattaggaattaaaaaaatttatatttaagtcgTTGGATGACATCATTATTggactaaaaattataatagattttttggttatataattgaaaaaaaataaaggtgttgctgattaattattaaagaacaaaataaattttactactATGTATCGTTAATTTTACTACCTTGTCTGTAAATTATTTGTGAATGTTATTGTGGTTTTGTATTTAATAGATAGATTTGTATCCAATAAGTAacttttatgttaaaatgtgtCTTAGTCTATTTATTAACTTGAATTATTGATCACATCACAACTAgttcaatattcaaattatgCGGCCACTTGTTaggattattaatattgttttagtgAATATGAAATACCTCATACCCATTTTGTTCTATGATATTTATGCCAatcatcatttattattattattattattatttttttacgttatGTATGTATCAAGTAgttgttaaattgtttaaattatattcttatacaTGCCgtcctttaaaaaatatataattatgttaaaaatggtaaatatataatatattattcatataatgaaaatgttattttattataaatttataaatgtacaataaattatagtattgttaAGAAGCTTGGTtgtgtttacaaattatactcTCACAGACAATCAATATAACCCACATCATTTAAAAACCGATAGTTCCAGTTTTTTCTACGATTTACAAGATACTACTGATAATGGCGCAGCTAGGGGGATGGATGGTTTCGGATTGTTGAAAGTTGACACAACTACACAAGCAGAGCCTTGTGATAATTGTTTGATCcataataagaaaattttttttcaaaatatcaaatgtatgAATCtgtcaaaaagagtcaaaaaattttgaacattttatcatgtaaGGTACCCACTGGCTACagacaatcataatattttattataatcatttggtgaaaatttgaagcatctatttatagttaatttttgaattacaacaaaatatcaaaaaccttTTATggagaaattattaattaacagtaGAATATTcatcgtaaaaatgtaatttcaaaataatgcttATACGAAATAAATGTGACTTTTAACTTTTCTTGGgtagacaaataaaaatgttaagatgttcacaattttaatgaaatttgttGAAGTTCTAACTTTAGACgcgtatgaaaaaaaaagaattgtgGATCTGTGTTCAACTTGACTGAGAGAGATAATTATTTATCgacgatatttaaaaataaaaatttttaaagcATAAAAAGAGGAAAATATCTTGTAAGGAAAATGCTCAtctctatctatatatataaaaataagtgtacattttgaataaacttttataactcaagatccaccaaaccgatttcgataaaaaattcaggacatattaagattgatatgtagatgatttctgtgaa contains:
- the LOC132951696 gene encoding mitogen-activated protein kinase kinase kinase 4 isoform X1; the encoded protein is MVFSFFCQKNRIDVNKKFRFYFDYEMEIFDVREQNKVQDSVSMVEDQDQMEDHDEPLSKFKVETNNRFWSVGSKLVVCRKFINNKLAKSEDVNRIAFYNKLKCLANNEKVTSSYELNRQLSQEEVLWQSELKDLIWLELRARLTDRTITSQDKYLCEERKNICYLLDEIINFSFRFDQLHSKTSPTCEESNNCSDEDVGQCSSRSGCLGLFCSRCIEQQNLALCQVQKLMERLEYAESLFPSSRAFAVQYPLFKSSEFTNRVKAMCVWYNMTKRQRLMLLILGRHLMKEEEVELEPLNHLMATSSCSSGSPSVSNDSGKGSLTPSPRTSIENFEFKFKRSTVNYREPISYKDLDLYNTQPIAHLRQHFFPYTIGINSSCYASQTYRQFIAGVLKTKGLRKALKFLDELYKNVLRKAHLTLKEESTVEDDSKHDVPHDEELLRYSYWSQESKELNLPSYRATFIFLSRIPLDLIHAYLRMRLDTRPEKPSIMSIRQLTCELKEGLMLAVVHRRRFVRHIQSTLWSDTEIGMKIFKERISHFDECTKIVLEVYLGYMEQWVVMMGYCKAQKNMLEEEWNDMKVIIPHIPDGMTTVTKTFCEIAKHMLETILKHFKDQTHNQIKMIVQNVDHSQTKQNLLAICRELQNLLSLFREKSFLVMSLVKNLCKDMIEQYKKDKMNNVKFDGPLSPILTTMIPLKEKLLEVCRCIIEIITSLEEAADTCNSDIDDITLAPRIREVLHQMYKFGFEYHKEANKIMCGPYKDQATLYNVSISKRWINFVHKRCEPGRGLKPKWANNGVDFLLSVCEPQNVAGLSDVDFKNFKILIENCVVYIIGKLDDGGSFSNPSVIQKKRHSSAIEGRNKMLKTEKTFKSDIERNVRVMDAVNKLDHQLEEKLRSQELIGHIRHDYNIERIEYVRPRPVHFSWQRGIKIGQGRFGKVYTAVNNETGELMAMKEIQLQPFDHNAIRNVAVELRIFEGITHEHLVRYYGVEIHREEMLIFMELCAEGTLENLVAATESGLPEALLRRFTKQLVSGVDILHQHAIVHRDIKSANIFLTDEGNCLKLGDFGSAVKMKAHTTVPGELKGFVGTQAYMAPEVFMKSNTEGHGRAVDIWSIGCVIIEMASGKRPWHEYDSNYQIMFKVGMGVLPTVPDTLCDEGQQFVDSCLQHDPYSRATISKLQEHNFIKVMPEECVSCRISSTAMLEEYIKLGFKR
- the LOC132951696 gene encoding mitogen-activated protein kinase kinase kinase 4 isoform X2 gives rise to the protein MEIFDVREQNKVQDSVSMVEDQDQMEDHDEPLSKFKVETNNRFWSVGSKLVVCRKFINNKLAKSEDVNRIAFYNKLKCLANNEKVTSSYELNRQLSQEEVLWQSELKDLIWLELRARLTDRTITSQDKYLCEERKNICYLLDEIINFSFRFDQLHSKTSPTCEESNNCSDEDVGQCSSRSGCLGLFCSRCIEQQNLALCQVQKLMERLEYAESLFPSSRAFAVQYPLFKSSEFTNRVKAMCVWYNMTKRQRLMLLILGRHLMKEEEVELEPLNHLMATSSCSSGSPSVSNDSGKGSLTPSPRTSIENFEFKFKRSTVNYREPISYKDLDLYNTQPIAHLRQHFFPYTIGINSSCYASQTYRQFIAGVLKTKGLRKALKFLDELYKNVLRKAHLTLKEESTVEDDSKHDVPHDEELLRYSYWSQESKELNLPSYRATFIFLSRIPLDLIHAYLRMRLDTRPEKPSIMSIRQLTCELKEGLMLAVVHRRRFVRHIQSTLWSDTEIGMKIFKERISHFDECTKIVLEVYLGYMEQWVVMMGYCKAQKNMLEEEWNDMKVIIPHIPDGMTTVTKTFCEIAKHMLETILKHFKDQTHNQIKMIVQNVDHSQTKQNLLAICRELQNLLSLFREKSFLVMSLVKNLCKDMIEQYKKDKMNNVKFDGPLSPILTTMIPLKEKLLEVCRCIIEIITSLEEAADTCNSDIDDITLAPRIREVLHQMYKFGFEYHKEANKIMCGPYKDQATLYNVSISKRWINFVHKRCEPGRGLKPKWANNGVDFLLSVCEPQNVAGLSDVDFKNFKILIENCVVYIIGKLDDGGSFSNPSVIQKKRHSSAIEGRNKMLKTEKTFKSDIERNVRVMDAVNKLDHQLEEKLRSQELIGHIRHDYNIERIEYVRPRPVHFSWQRGIKIGQGRFGKVYTAVNNETGELMAMKEIQLQPFDHNAIRNVAVELRIFEGITHEHLVRYYGVEIHREEMLIFMELCAEGTLENLVAATESGLPEALLRRFTKQLVSGVDILHQHAIVHRDIKSANIFLTDEGNCLKLGDFGSAVKMKAHTTVPGELKGFVGTQAYMAPEVFMKSNTEGHGRAVDIWSIGCVIIEMASGKRPWHEYDSNYQIMFKVGMGVLPTVPDTLCDEGQQFVDSCLQHDPYSRATISKLQEHNFIKVMPEECVSCRISSTAMLEEYIKLGFKR